CTTCGATCGTGGTGCATCGAGGTGACCGTATTGCCCAGCTGCTGGTGCAGCGGGTCGAGTTGGTCGAGCTGGTCGAGGTCGTGTCATTCGACGAGGCCGGGCTGGCCGAGACATCCCGTGGCGATGGTGGCCACGGTTCCTCCGGCGGACATGCGAGTTTGTGATGGCATTCGGTAGACGCACACGCAACAGGGACAGCGGATCGAGTTCGGCCGAGCCGGAAGCACCGGCCGCCGCTGCGCCGAAAGCATCAGAACTGGCCGACGAAGACGGCGACGAGTTGGTGGGCCCGTTCGACATCGAAGACTTCGACGACCCTTCGGTCGCGGAGTTGGCCAGACTCGACCTGGGTTCGGTGTTGATCCCGATGCCCACGGCAGGCCAGGTGCAGGTCGAACTGACCGAGAACGGGGTCCCCAGCGCGGTGTGGATCGTCACGCCCAACGGCCGCTTCACCATCGCGGCCTATGCGGCGCCCAAGTCCGCCGGCCTGTGGCGTGAGGTGGCCGGCGAGCTGGCAGACTCGCTGCGTAAGGACTCGGCTCAGGTTTCCATCAAAGACGGCCCCTGGGGCCGGGAAGTGACCGGTACGGCCTCCGGCGTGGTGCGTTTCATCGGTGTCGACGGCTACCGCTGGATGATCCGATGTGTTGTCAACGGCCCGCACGAGACGATCGATGCGTTGACCGAGGAGGCTCGCGAGGCATTGGCGGACACCGTTGTGCGCCGCGGAGACACACCCCTGCCGGTACGTACCCCGTTGCCGGTGCAGTTGCCCGAGCCGATGGTGGAGCAGCTGCGTGAGGCTGCAGCCGCCCAGGCACAGGCGCAGGAGCAGGAGCAAGAGCAATCCAACCCACCGGCGGCCCGACGCGGTGCGGGCGGGTCGGCGATGCAGCAGTTGCGCAGCAGCACC
The nucleotide sequence above comes from Mycobacterium pseudokansasii. Encoded proteins:
- a CDS encoding DUF3710 domain-containing protein → MMAFGRRTRNRDSGSSSAEPEAPAAAAPKASELADEDGDELVGPFDIEDFDDPSVAELARLDLGSVLIPMPTAGQVQVELTENGVPSAVWIVTPNGRFTIAAYAAPKSAGLWREVAGELADSLRKDSAQVSIKDGPWGREVTGTASGVVRFIGVDGYRWMIRCVVNGPHETIDALTEEAREALADTVVRRGDTPLPVRTPLPVQLPEPMVEQLREAAAAQAQAQEQEQEQSNPPAARRGAGGSAMQQLRSSTGG